Proteins encoded within one genomic window of Bacteroidota bacterium:
- a CDS encoding pyridoxal phosphate-dependent aminotransferase, translating to MKILESGAVYSKISAIGEKVKRLEKEKGEKYLYLYQGVNSVVPIDLTEVIKQIDFNSRDIQVYAPMTGRPKLKEAINNEYFGSKTKAENILVCNGGMSGLDMVFQSLDIQKVFVPSYFWGSYFNILKVRKIEGYFYENFQELEENPEKYKNNAVIICDPNNPLGDKYDDERLLNLIKALNNEGCIVIIDSPYRKVFLNNDKFFEKLYSLSNVIIIESFSKSLGLSGQRIGFVHSVNEKLMEELAIRLMYASNGVNGFSQLLVEKLFTTKEGRKAISDFKEKTTDDIEKNINYLNQRGFLAKEFYQSSKPMGIFVVVNLAEDELMKARIASVSLSFFTRKYKEKASVFSRICVSVPHEELKSFFDFLDCTH from the coding sequence AAAATTTTAGAAAGCGGAGCGGTTTATTCAAAGATAAGTGCTATTGGTGAAAAAGTTAAGAGACTTGAAAAAGAGAAAGGCGAAAAATATCTTTACCTCTATCAGGGAGTTAACTCTGTAGTACCAATTGATTTAACGGAAGTTATTAAACAAATTGATTTTAACTCACGCGATATTCAGGTTTATGCTCCTATGACAGGCAGACCAAAACTTAAAGAAGCTATCAATAATGAATATTTTGGCAGTAAAACTAAGGCGGAAAATATTCTTGTATGCAATGGTGGAATGTCGGGTTTGGATATGGTATTTCAATCACTTGATATTCAAAAGGTTTTTGTTCCTTCATATTTCTGGGGTTCATATTTTAATATTTTAAAAGTTCGGAAAATTGAAGGATATTTTTATGAAAATTTTCAGGAGTTGGAAGAAAATCCTGAAAAATATAAAAATAATGCTGTAATAATTTGCGACCCAAACAATCCTTTGGGAGATAAATATGATGATGAAAGATTGCTAAATTTGATAAAGGCATTGAATAATGAAGGTTGCATAGTGATAATTGACAGCCCTTATCGAAAGGTTTTTTTGAACAATGATAAATTTTTTGAAAAACTTTATTCTTTGTCAAATGTGATAATTATTGAGAGCTTCTCCAAATCTTTGGGATTAAGTGGCCAACGTATTGGCTTTGTTCACTCGGTAAATGAAAAGCTAATGGAAGAACTTGCTATAAGATTGATGTATGCATCAAATGGGGTAAATGGTTTTTCACAATTATTAGTTGAAAAACTTTTTACAACAAAAGAAGGAAGAAAAGCTATAAGTGATTTTAAAGAAAAAACTACTGATGACATAGAAAAAAATATCAACTATTTAAATCAAAGAGGATTTCTTGCAAAAGAGTTTTATCAAAGTTCAAAACCGATGGGAATTTTTGTTGTAGTAAATTTAGCTGAAGATGAATTAATGAAAGCACGAATAGCTTCTGTTTCACTTTCCTTTTTCACACGAAAGTACAAAGAAAAAGCATCTGTCTTTTCTCGCATTTGTGTCTCTGTACCCCATGAAGAACTAAAAAGTTTTTTTGACTTTTTAGATTGTACTCATTAA